Proteins encoded by one window of Conger conger chromosome 1, fConCon1.1, whole genome shotgun sequence:
- the drd2l gene encoding dopamine receptor D2 like has product MVETNLSLEEDFSPSPSLPPPVSPCSLLSNSSSSSQSSPPYNFYAVLLVLLIFCVVFGNVLVCLAVSRERALQTTTNYLIVSLAVSDLLLATLVMPWGVYLEVMGGWRFSPIYCDILLTLDVMMCSASILNLCAISIDRYTAVAMPLLYNTRYSSRRRVALMIAVVWFLSFAISCPLLFGLNNTASREVWKCSIADPAFVVYSSVASFYVPFIVTLLVYAQICVVLRRRGRRTAPPRRHALHVQGGAEPGEGQRQRKNKCTHPEDVKLCTLILKPPEAAPHRKKVTLVKEAVVHPLEAEPVCFLAQTEQGRQQPSRAKISLSVSVSPAPPLPPAPRSALVPRGAVFEEGMRGREGWRERDREREEKGGMVKERVRGRLSQQKERKATQMLAIVLGVFIICWLPFFLTHVLRVHCSSCCISPTLYSAVTWLGYLNSAVNPVIYTTFNIEFRKAFIKILHC; this is encoded by the exons ATGGTTGAGACTAATCTGTCCCTGGAGGAGgacttctccccctctccctccctccccccgcccgtctctccctgctccctgctctccaactccagctcctcctcgcAGTCCTCCCCTCCGTACAACTTCTACGCCGTCCTGCTGGTGCTGCTCATCTTCTGCGTGGTCTTCGGGAACGTGCTGGTGTGCTTGGCCGTGTCGCGGGAGCGCGCCCTGCAGACCACCACCAACTACCTCATCGTGTCCCTGGCCGTGTCTGACCTCCTGCTGGCCACGCTGGTCATGCCCTGGGGCGTTTACCTGGag GTGATGGGCGGTTGGAGGTTCAGCCCCATATACTGTGACATCCTGCTGACGCTGGATGTCATGATGTGCTCGGCTAGCATTCTCAACCTCTGTGCCATCAGCATCGACAG GTACACTGCAGTGGCCATGCCCTTGCTGTATAACACGAGGTACAGCTCCCGGAGGAGAGTGGCTCTTATGATCGCTGTGGTCTGGTTCCTCTCCTTCGCCAtctcctgccccctgctgttcgGACTCAACAACACAG CCAGTCGAGAGGTGTGGAAGTGCAGTATCGCGGACCCGGCCTTCGTGGTCTATTCCTCCGTGGCCTCCTTCTACGTGCCCTTCATCGTGACCCTGCTGGTGTACGCGCAGATCTGCGTGGTCCTGCGTCGCCGGGGGCGAcgcacagccccgccccgcaGACACGCCCTCCACGTGCAGGGAGGGGCGGAGCCTGGCGAgggccagaggcagaggaag aATAAGTGCACCCACCCTGAAGACGTGAAGCTCTGTACTCTCATACTTAAGCCCCCTGAGGCAGCCCCTCACCGCAAGAAAGTG ACTCTGGTGAAGGAGGCAGTGGTGCACCCTCTGGAGGCGGAGCCTGTTTGCTTCCTGGCTCAGACGGAGCAGGGTCGGCAGCAGCCCTCCCGAGCCAAAATCTCTCTGTCCGTGTCCgtctctcctgctccccccctccctcctgccccccgcTCCGCCCTGGTGCCCCGGGGGGCAGTGTTTGAGGAGGGGATGCGGGGGCGCGAGGgttggagggagagggacagagagagggaggagaagggagggatggtgaaggagagagtgagggggaggctGTCCCAGCAGAAGGAGAGGAAGGCGACTCAGATGCTGGCTATAGTGCTCG GCGTGTTCATCATCTGTTGGCTGCCCTTCTTCCTGACCCATGTGCTGCGTGTccactgcagcagctgctgcatCTCGCCCACCCTGTACAGCGCCGTCACCTGGCTGGGCTACCTCAACAGCGCCGTCAACCCCGTCATCTACACCACCTTCAACATCGAGTTCCGCAAGGCCTTCATCAAGATCCTCCACTGCTGA